Genomic window (Planctomycetia bacterium):
CTCGCCCAATTCGGGGCGGTGCTCTATTTGCAAGAGTTCATCCGGCACGAAGGTTACGACCTGCGGGTGCTCAAAGTCGGTCGCCGGTACTTCGGCATGCGGCGATCGAATCCCGACGACTGGCGGACGAACGTCAGCCGCGGCGCCGTGGCCGCCCCGGTGGAACTGAACGCCGAGTGGATCGACCTCGCGGAACGCGCCGCCGCGGCCATCGGCGCGCCGGTTGCTGGTGTGGATCTGCTGCCGGCGACGGACGGCCGGCTGTATGCGATTGAAGTCAACGCCGTGCCGGGCTGGCAAGCCCTGTCGCGGGCGCTCGGGGTCGACGTCGCCCAAGTCGTGCTGGAATATGTTGAGATGGTTGCCGAGAACGGGCCGGCGGCGTAAGCTCAGCGGGTATTAGGGGCGCGGAGATGCGGAGGGGTCGGCTTTGTCCGTCGTGGAAGACTCGTTGTTGGCGGCTTCGGGGAATGTTGCGCGCCGGTTAAGCGCCATGGCGCGCAAAATACCCGGCAGCATCGCGGTCGCGATGCCGGCCCGGCGCAAACAGTCTGGACGCCGGCAGTATCAATCCGTCACGTTCAAACAGTTGGACGACGACAGCGACCAGCTTGCGCGAGCGTTGCGTCAACTCGGCGTGCAGAACGGCACGCGGATCGCGCTCTTGGTGCGGCCCAGCATCGATTTCATCGCGCTCGTGTTCGCGCTCCTCAAGTCCGGCGCCGTGGCGATCCTGATCGATGCCGGCATGGGACGCGCCAACCTAATCGATTGCCTCAGCGACGCTGCGCCCGAGGGCATGGTCGGCATTCCGCCGGCGCATGTCGCTCGCATTCTGTTCCGTCGGCGCTTTGCAAAATGCAAACTGCTCGTCACCGTCGGACGGCGCTGGTGTTGGGGCGGCGTCACACTGGACGAACTGCGACAGCGCCGCGGCCCGCACTCGCCGTTGCCACGAATGAATGCCACGGACGAAGCGGCGATCATCTTCACGACGGGCAGCACGGGCCCGCCCAAAGGCGTCCTCTACTCGCACGGCGTCTTCGATCGGCAAGTCACCGAGATTCGCGATCAGTACAACATTCAACCGGGGGAAATCGACCTGCCGGGCTTTCCGCTGTTCGGGCTGTTCAATTGCGCGATGGGCGTGACGACCGTCATTCCGGACATGGATCCCACGCGCCCCGCGTGGATCGATCCGAAGCTTTTTGTCGA
Coding sequences:
- a CDS encoding AMP-binding protein; this translates as MARKIPGSIAVAMPARRKQSGRRQYQSVTFKQLDDDSDQLARALRQLGVQNGTRIALLVRPSIDFIALVFALLKSGAVAILIDAGMGRANLIDCLSDAAPEGMVGIPPAHVARILFRRRFAKCKLLVTVGRRWCWGGVTLDELRQRRGPHSPLPRMNATDEAAIIFTTGSTGPPKGVLYSHGVFDRQVTEIRDQYNIQPGEIDLPGFPLFGLFNCAMGVTTVIPDMDPTRPAWIDPKLFVEAIHDWQVTQSFGSPAIWNRVGAYCQQERIELPTLKR